TCTTACATTCTAGTAAGCGCCTATGATAACAATTACATTTCAGACATAGTTCGTCTTTGTTTTCACATCTATAATCTTCTTAGGTaagaatagaaaaatatatggtacagAAATTTCCGTCACATGCATCTATGCTTATAGCTGATGGTTTCTCTTGCTTTGTTATCAGTTTAGGGTAAATCCTGTTTAACATACATACAGAAATGCTTAGGCCTATTGATGAAAtgggaagaaataaaaaaaaactctaaaTACCTTCGACGGCAGTGTAGCAAAGCTTTCAGTTCTTTATAAAATCTGTCGTTCATAGCAGTATATAGGTAGAAATTTATGCAGGAGTTAGAATACTGAAATAGGTAGGTGATACTCCATGCCAGATCCATTCGTGAAATTGCTGGACAGTTGTTGTTGCTTTCATACTCGGGTAACAGGTATGTGtccaatataaaatatatagagatCGGCGCTGTGgcaattaagaaataaaatgtacatacgactaacatttttgtcattttgacactAAAACGGCTAGTTCGTCTATAAACGGATTTATGCATCATAGAGACTCGGTTCCGTTGTACTTTTCTGAGGACTTTCACCAGTAGAATGTTACATACCAGCATAATCATGAAAGGAATAACGCTGAGAACAGAAAAGTCAATATATATAAACACATTCTCGTCGAAATAATAGAAGCCAGGATTGAGGGAACTACAGTCACCCTCCGTGAAGTCGTTAATAccatttgtaaaaaagaaatgtccattgactaaaattaaaataaacaaagttaCAAGGAGTTCGATTATCACTTTCCTGTAGCTATATATCCTTCTGTATTTCATTggaaaataaactttaataagTCTTTCTACTGTGACACCGACAAGAATCCACGAAGAGTATTGCATCGTCATATACAGAAAGAAATAATACAGTTTGCAGTTGGCATTACTCGCCGTTTTGAGATCATAGTCGAACACATAGAGAATCCAGTACCGAGGCAGCCCCGTACATAAGACAACAATATCACTTATTGCCAGACAGAGAAGAAACGTCAATGTGGGTTGTTTCCTAAATCCAAGTCTTTTGATAACTATGATTGTCAAACAGTTTCCAGTCAATccaattaaaatcaaaattggtGGAAATATTTTCCAGAGATACTCCGACACAACAGCCTCCGTTTCGTTTCCACACTCTGCCTCTTTATTGACATCCGTAGTCATATTTTCCGTGACATTCCATGGCAGGCACAATGTTACGTTCATTGCTTTGCCGTCTGTAAAGTTccacatttatttaattttaatacacGCATGAAATATAAGTTTCTGTTAGCTTTGATAAGACGTTGATTAAGACGTTCCTATTTCATATAGGTGATATAAGATCAACCTAGTTATACAATTTACGACAGATATCAAATTATTTATAGAAGAAACATTATTCTAAAGATTCTcgcaaatttttcttttaatttaagatttaatataaatttctttATCGTCACATTTATCCGttaacttcagttttttttttcaaactaattttgtatttttgtctaaACTCTGTTCAGGCATCAGTTACtccaataaataataatataaaataccgAATGCTCTACAATAGACGGTCTTTCTCTACTTGTGTTAAACTATCAT
This window of the Mercenaria mercenaria strain notata chromosome 5, MADL_Memer_1, whole genome shotgun sequence genome carries:
- the LOC123556683 gene encoding C-C chemokine receptor type 1-like, with amino-acid sequence MWNFTDGKAMNVTLCLPWNVTENMTTDVNKEAECGNETEAVVSEYLWKIFPPILILIGLTGNCLTIIVIKRLGFRKQPTLTFLLCLAISDIVVLCTGLPRYWILYVFDYDLKTASNANCKLYYFFLYMTMQYSSWILVGVTVERLIKVYFPMKYRRIYSYRKVIIELLVTLFILILVNGHFFFTNGINDFTEGDCSSLNPGFYYFDENVFIYIDFSVLSVIPFMIMLVCNILLVKVLRKVQRNRVSMMHKSVYRRTSRFSVKMTKMLVVCTFYFLIATAPISIYFILDTYLLPEYESNNNCPAISRMDLAWSITYLFQYSNSCINFYLYTAMNDRFYKELKALLHCRRSLRMMRVYSTQRQGSSGRRLASSVMSTSVGLDNSVSEENRI